The following is a genomic window from Tripterygium wilfordii isolate XIE 37 chromosome 19, ASM1340144v1, whole genome shotgun sequence.
CCCTCtacatcctctctctctccatctacatcctctctctctcctaccACTCTCCTGCAAGCCTCTCTCTCTCCAATCACTTTTCATCTACAACCCCTCTCCCCAACCATTTTCCATCTACAACCTCTTTGTCTTTGCCTTTTGCAGATGATGTCGTAGATCCGGTGATGCGAAAGATGACGTCACATCTTCACAGCTTGGTTTGTTTGAGTTGATGAGTTGTTGCTATTCTTTCTTGGCTTGTTGACAGTAGTTCTTATTTGTGAGGGCGATTTCAACTACTGCGCCCGCTGTTTGGGGTCTTCCATGGTGtaggtttgtttgtttgaggTCTTTCATATTGTCAGTTTGTTTGTCTTTGGTGCTTATGTTGTTTTTACCTTAGAGTTGGTTGGGAGCTTTTCTCTTTCTCTGAACGTTCAAAACTCTATTCGAAGTGAATAATTACAATAATCTAATGTATAATTACAatgatgaatattatttgtactccattttttattaagtacactccattaaccctttaaaaatacaCTGGAGTGGactgtacttagtaaaaaatggagtgcaaataatgttcatcaattaCAATTGATagtttttaattacattattccaatgcgtaattacactgataacttttaattataaaacaacagtgaataattacattattccaatacataattacacattgatatttttaattatattaattctTCAGAGGATGATGAAGAAGTTCTGGAAGCGAGAGAGAAGGTGAAAAATTACAGTAGAGGATGGAAATCAATGGCTTTACTAAATGAAAGTGACAAAGAAGATGATATTATCATAGGAGCTGCTGCTACTAAGGATGTTAATGTAGATACAGGGGATGCTGAAAGAGGTGATGTTGAAATGGATGGCAGTGATGTTGAATTGGATGCTGCTGCCGATGCTGAACTGGATACTGGTGGTGAGTCAGATGGTCTATGCAGTGATTATTTCAATTCATCTGATCCTGGTAGCTATAGAGATAGCACTGATGAAGACATTGAATTAAGAGATGATGCAGTCCGGAAGAAGAGCATATTCTCAAGATTCAAACTGAgttcaaaacatacaaatatcaatgtgaatcCAATTTGTTTCATCTTTTGATATCCttgacaatatatatgtaattacattgtttgcaaGTCCAATTACTCtggataaatttataatttttgattATGTTGTCTTAATTATATCTCATAAACAATTTGaatgattacaaaacaacagtggataattacattatttcaattcggaattacacattgataatttctaattacattattgtaaCCATACTTACACATTGATTTAGGCGTTGTCATGACTCtcatgaagagagagaaaatggtaAATTTGAGTTAAAGATAagcaagaaagagaaaaaaaaaagtaaatctgATAAGAAGAGAagcatgagagagaaaaagtataTCAGAATTGTAGTCTTGAAATACGTGAGAGATTATGAGAGAGAAGTGGGAGAAATAAGCTAGAAACCTAGcttatttttgacaatttatctAGCTGTCATCTTGTACTGCCAACTAGATTATGGAGCTTTAGGGACAAATTTATTTATGGCAGTTTAACATTTTTGTAAACTCGACACTTCATTCCGTAATTACAAATATTATACGTAACGCCACATTAGCAGCATAGGAATTACAAATCTTAGTAAAGAAATTACAAAACCGAAGACCAAGCACCGGACAACAACAAGATGTACCCAAATAATTCTATCTCGAGATAAATCCGGACAaactaaacaaaaacataaagtaAAAACAACACATATGTATTGGATAAAGATTATTGAGTTCACCTTAGATGGATGAAAAAAATCAGATTTCGTCTCGATGGGAAGTGATGAAGAAACCTTGCGTATTTTTTATTGAATAGAACATAGATTGCAAACTAAATTTACAAACCAACAACAAACTAGTAAAATCTAAAAGGATATACTATAACAGATGCATGAAGAAGGAAGAGATGGTGGTTTCCTCCTCCGACCTGTGCTACAACAAAATCGAATTAAACTCAAGAAACCTTACTTATCGCATGAgaagaatagtcatcaacaggCTCAACAACCTAAAGTGAATCACCCTTAAGGATAGTATGAGCCATCCCATTCTCTTACCACAATCAACTTTACCTCCCAATGCTTCTCCCACAAGAACATCACTCCTGGGAAGAATttctgtgcatatatatatatgcacagaaATTCTTTCATGAATATGTCAATAAAATGATGGAGGAAGATGCAATACTtacaattttatatattttcacaATGATTTTTAACACACATATAGCCTTCTTGTAACCTCCAAggtttttctcttattttcactttgagaaagaaagaaaggaaggtAAACCGGCAGAAAAAAGAAGTTATTCACATGTTTCTGAGGTTGAGGTTGTCAATTCTTCAACTCATGTGATGACTAACAAGGTGGTTTTGCCAGCTCCTCCCCGATCAGTGGGGGACTTTCGACCtggagcttcttcttcttcttactaCTGTTTATTGCGGATGAGTCCATTTCAGTAGGCCAATATAGTCGGCACTGCATCATATCTAGCAAACGAGATTGAAGATGCTTGTTCATCTCCATCACATGCTTTGTCATCCTTGTAGCCCACATTCGATTGTCCATGGTCGTTTCCACTTTCATTTGCATCGCTGCAGGTGTCTGTTCGTGCTGCTCATAAAAGCAAAACTTGTCAAAAAAAGTCTCTTTAAGCTCATTGTGCAGACAAAATACAGTAAGAACATACAGCCTTATtaactatatatgtatgtgttgaAATCTAGAACACTAATAGTATTTATGCAATGTGTGCTTTCTTGACAACTTTTATACATTGCAGACAGCAGTATGCTTTCTTCACAAGTTTAGTGCACCCAAAAAAGTGTAGCAAGCAACTTTTCTGTCTTGCTCTTATATAAGAAACAACGACAAAGTATGGCGGTGTCGGTTATTCATCATAAGTTTGTGTCTATCATGTGCATGTTGCATAATGTGTGCAAGTGTCATGGAGCATATGCATGCAAAGGAGAGAGATCCACCtccaaatcaaatatttgtCGATCTAATGTATTGGCTCTCTGGAAAAAATTGGGAATTTGATCGTCTTCAAGGGAAGAACATGATGGAAGGAAAGTGACTAATTCCTGGCATGGGCTGGCCGACTGAGGGCACTTGTCTAGTAAAGAAACACGGAACTGATTGGAATTTCTTTTACGGCTTGATGCAGAAACCAGTGAATGCTGTGGAATTACTATGAGATTAGTCACTGCCCCTGCTTACAAACAAAAACTAATATTCAGTAAGAACTTTATTTTGGTTGAAAGCGTGTAACTTTCCAATTTTACTATATATGCTAGTCAACTCTATTAATATCAcgtcgcaaaaaaaaaaaaaacacccaagCTTCATCTGTAAGCATATGGAGTTAAGAATAGAGAATCCTTTGGCACATTAATGAACCAAAAGAGTCAGAATTGTCACCTTTTGGATGGTTGAATCTTCGAATGATCACCCAACTAGTGATATCCCAGAGGCAAACAGTGCAATCTTCAGATGCAGATAAAAGACCCACTCCACAGAAGGTCATCGCGGTTATAGATCCGCTGCATAAGTCACATTATGCAAGTATAAATATGCATCTAAACATTTTGTTTAAGACACTGCGGAGAGTGtacatcaaattttcaaaataaacacTACttgattgagaaaaaaaaaattggaagatAATAGTCAGCATCTGTAAAAATAAACATTAAGAAGTTTCtgataacaaaatattttttcctcACTTATAATCAATTTTCAGTCGGTTTGACAAAATGAATACTGGCACAAAGACTTCatgatcatcattatcaaagtcTTTATATCAAACCATGTTGGGCCACAAGAGAATAAGACAAAATTAAAGATTAGATGCACTAGTTTACTCATTATCCAGTCAGaggatatttatttttcatggttCCAAGAAAAATCAAGTGTCATACATTACACATTACTTGTGTCCTTTCAGCACAGCTGCTTGTTCATCTGCAACAACAAAATCATCCTCCACTAGTCCAATATTGAGAGAGTTTACGAATATTCTTCCATCGACACTTCCAGTGAATAACAACTGTTCCACGGGATGAAGGAGAATTGAAGTTATGGCTTGTGGATAAGAAAGAGATTGTATAAGCCTACCTGAGACCAGGTCCCAAGCCTACAAAAAGGCGAAATCAGAAGTTTTTTTCAGTAAGAAGTCTGATGTCAAGGTATTATCTGCACTTCTGCAGTAGTAGGATGAAGCATCAGATATAGTTTGGTCACCTTGCAAGTTCTATCAAGGGAGCTTGATATGAAAACTGATTTTGTGCTGCCTGATATAGTCAGCAGATCAGTGATGGAGGACTGATGCTCCGATGAGTAATGTAACAAAGAAGGAAAGTTTCCAGAATCTTCCATGTCTAGCAAACTTTCATCAAGttgaccacaatgatgcatcaTTAATAGGTTTTAAATGTAAACTCTTCAATTCCCTAGTGAGAAAGACATCAGGAAAGAAAGATCCAGTATTTACCCAATAATCGACCATGCGCATATCCTTCCATCACCAGAACCAGATATAAGAAAAGAGCCGTCACCAGAAAAAACTATGCACTTCAATGCTTTACTATGGGCATGCCATGTTTTGAGCAATCTTCCACTAGTGACCTACATATTATCTTAATCACATCAGAATCAAGGGTTAAGCAGTGCTCAAATGACAGTCTTATATTCTTGGTCATTCTGCCCGTCGAAGGAAAGGGGATTTGTCCAAATGAAAGTTTCtagataaagagagagagagaaagaaagaaaggagtctAATTGAAATATACAGCAAGACTGCTTCAAATGTTCAAATGGTCATCCAACAATGTCATGGTAACATTACATGCATTTTCCCTCCCCAAATCCTTGTGAACCCAGTGACCTATCAATTTAAATTGGGGAAACAAAGGATAACATTATTTTATCCCTTTGTATGGACAATAAATTGCTTAATGCTAACTTACCTCCCAGATATAAGCGTTTCCAGAAGAAGCCCCGCCTACAAGATACATGCCATCCCTTGTGCAAGAAAGTGGCCCAATGGCTTCCATTGGGTAGCTTTGAAGTGGTGGGTGAGGCTGAATATCATAACATAGAAATAATCAATTGGGGTTTACTCGAAAAAGCAGATTGCAAGAGCGAATGATTTGTAACCCATAGCTTGGCCTTGAAAATTAAGACCCTTGATACACTATCAAGTGTAGACAGATATATACGGCTTCTTCAGCTATTTTGGCAAATCAAAACATCCGAATAAATTGGATGAACAATCAACAAAAGAACACACCCAAAAGTTCAATTCCAATATCGAATTAGTAGATAATGATTGTAATTGACTGCCTTATTGTCCATgccatttataaattaattcaCAACTTcactagaaaaagaaaaacgatATGCATGGAACAATTCAACAATCTGAATTAACACAGAAAGGTATTAAAATATCAGAAAGCACATATAACAAGAGCATGGCAGAAAATCGAGCTAGtgaaaaaaagtaagaaaaagaaggaaacaaaaaattaaaactcaTATTAACTATCTTAGAGATTCAGACTAAGCTAGTAAGCTGGAAAGCAGAAATCATGATTGAGTGGGATTTTTGGATTCAACCACAAAAGTGAAGGATGGTTCGAGCTCGGTGAGTACCTTGTTTAGGGACCAAGTGAAGACTGACCCACCACCGACTGAGCCATGCCTGTTTATCTGCGAAGCCACAAGAAACTGATTTCTCAAGCACACAAGCCCATGAGCAGGAGATGCACATGTTGGTATGTGGAGTATCCGTTCCCCGGTTTCCAAATCCCATACTGTTATTCCAATTCCCATACTCCTGTCACTGCAAACCACCAAAGCCTCTTTTCCCTCACCCATCACTCTCTCCCCATTCGCACAGGGATACACTGACATTTATACAAACAGTTTGTTTGCAAACCTTTGCACGTAGACAGGCCACTTTAGGGATATGACTGGTCGCTCTACGCGTGGCATTTGCATGCATGAAAGAGACAAAAGTAGTTGCGCATGGTTGCCTCTTTTGATTCTCCGTAGCATGATAGCAGGGAGGGTAGTGATCAAGCCTCTGCTCTTGCCGTCTTGCGCAAGTGTCCTTCATGCAATGACTGAACAGTTAGCTCCGGCTCAGTCTTCACATGACAATTGATTGAGTCAAGGTTAGTCATTTGTGGAGTGGGCCACTGCGGAGTAGTGGCGACTGGCGAGCGAGTGTGGACATAATACTACAAGCCCAAAAAAATCATTATATGAAGGGAATCCAAGGCAGGTCCACCGGACACATTCGCACTGCGCACACAGTCCACACTCTTGAGTCTTGAGTCTAGACAGACAGAGACAAAAAGACAGCGGTGAAACTAGGTGAGTAGGTGATATAGCCCGAAACCAGTCGCCGAGATCCGAACGCCACTGGATCCAGATCCTAATTGCTGAATGGGAGGTAATACTGGAGTCATCTTCAACTTCAGCTCTGAATTAGGTTTTATCTATTCGTTCTGTATTTCAGACAAACGCTTTCTTGGCAATCCGCAGGTGCGGAAGCTGTGAATCCTTCTTCAAGTCTGTGGCTGGCTCCAAATCCGAGCAAGAGATGGGCGGAGCTTTTCTTCCTTTCCTACACTCCATTCTGGCTCACGCTGTGTTTGGGGATCGTGGTTCCGTACAAGCTGTACGAGGTTTGCTTCTGTTATTTCCCGATTAGACTGCGTTATAATAAAGGGGATATAGTATTATTATCTTTTCCATAAGGCAATATAGTATTATTGATTCAACATTCTTGTTTCTAGCGTTTTGAATCGGGCTGATGTGGAGTTGTGGACTCCGTTTTCTCGGGAAGAGAGTTGAAATTCTAGACTGAGTTTTAGTTGGGGATTTGAGTGTTGTGAGTGTAACAATTAGAAGTAAATAtattccttaatttttttttggtaagaaaCACTTTCATTAGACTAAAAGGGGAGACAATCCGTCTCAATTACATGAGCCAGAAAATCTGGCCTTCTCCAATCCATAGGTTGGAGTTTGCATTAACCATAGCATGCTTGGCTAATGAATCAGCAGCTTGGTTAGCAGTACGTTTAACATGACAGCAAAGAGCAGAAGAAAAATGGGCAAATAAGTGACTTGTAAGAAATTTTCTATGATTTCAAATAGCAAACTTAATATTGAGAAGTCCATGATTTGAGCAATTGTAGAGTTAGTTTCGGGTCTGCCTGGTGTTATAATCCCACTAGTTCGGTTGAATTTTTATGGAACCGCTGGATCTGCATTGAGGAGTGGAGGAATTGAGTGAAAAGGTAATTTCAGTGATGGGTTATGCTTACAATTGTATCTATTTATTCAGGATTTACAAAGTAAAAtactactgcatctctctctctctccaccaTGCACCAAAGTAGAAATTAAGGAGGGATGAGCATAGAAACAGATGTATGCATGAATGCATATTTTGATCATCACTGCAAAAATCAGTATGTTTCATATTGACTGTATCATTTGGTGATTTACAGAGTTTTACAGAATTGGAATATTTGCTTGTGGGGATGGTTTCTGCAGTTCCTTCTTTTGTAATACCTATGGTATTTTGTGGAAAGGTAAATATTATATATCCTTTTCTAGTCTGATTCGTTCTTCTCTATGGGATATTTCCTTGAATTGGAGCACCTTGGTGATTCTTTCGAAAACTCTTTTTcacaatcaaaaacaaaattgaagggAAATGAAAGAGAAATTTCATACATAAGATTTTGAATGTGCTGAACAGCGGTTCAATTTCAACATCTATTCGCTATATCGTCGATGTAACTTCACTATCAGTCTCAAGATCCATCAGATTAATAATATGCTCAGTCTTGTGTTTGAAAATGGCATTGCTTGTGCACATTGATATTTGAGGTGGTATAGATCATGACTATGTATATTCAACttttaatgattattttgcCCAACTTCATAAAGTTTGAGAGTTATTAAAACTTGTGTTTTCGAATGCCTGATTGAAGTAAAATTAGGATGTTTACCTCCTTTATATgttatgttattattattttttcttttgggagTATTTGCAGGCTGATAGCAGTATCTCTTGGAAGGATCGTTATTGGGTCAAGGCAAGTGTTTTTCCAGGATAACATTTCAAATTGGTTATGAAAAGTTGTCAAATTGTTAAACATTCCCATGGAATTACACATTTTCTTGTGAATTGCTGATCACTGTCTGTCAATTGATTATAATTTTATTCCTGGTGATGATTCTATGGGATGTTACTAAAAAGAATGTCTTCATTGAATTACGATTTTTTTTGCATTTAACTGAAAATTGTTAAAtcgaattttcattttttagcaTTTAATGGACCAAGGCAATATGTTGTacaatttcatttatttattagcTGCTTTGATTTAACGTTGTGCTGTATTATATTGACTTGTTTTTGTTGTGGCAAAATCTCAtctcattttttactaagtaggGATTCCTGCAGCATATATTAACTTCCTCATTTTCCTTATAAACTGTCATTGTGAGTTTTTTTCCCTCATATTTGAATATTGCTTCCATTTATGTGCTGGTTGATGAAAAATGGCATTGTGTATTTCCTTCTTTAGTTAAAAGGATATGTTTCTCTGCCTCagaattatcattttttttttgctgtggCAGGCTAGTCTGTGGATACTCATTTTTAGCTATGTTGGGAATTATTTCTGGACCCACTACTTCTTTACTGTTCTTGGAGCTTCTTATACCTTTCCATCATGGAAAATGAATGATGTAAgctacaaaataataataataataataataatcttctTATTGGAGTA
Proteins encoded in this region:
- the LOC119984994 gene encoding uncharacterized protein LOC119984994, which encodes MALLNESDKEDDIIIGAAATKDVNVDTGDAERGDVEMDGSDVELDAAADAELDTGGESDGLCSDYFNSSDPGSYRDSTDEDIELRDDAVRKKSIFSRFKLSSKHTNINVNPICFIF
- the LOC119985893 gene encoding protein ROOT INITIATION DEFECTIVE 3-like, with protein sequence MSVYPCANGERVMGEGKEALVVCSDRSMGIGITVWDLETGERILHIPTCASPAHGLVCLRNQFLVASQINRHGSVGGGSVFTWSLNKPHPPLQSYPMEAIGPLSCTRDGMYLVGGASSGNAYIWEVTSGRLLKTWHAHSKALKCIVFSGDGSFLISGSGDGRICAWSIIGLLDMEDSGNFPSLLHYSSEHQSSITDLLTISGSTKSVFISSSLDRTCKAWDLVSGRLIQSLSYPQAITSILLHPVEQLLFTGSVDGRIFVNSLNIGLVEDDFVVADEQAAVLKGHNGSITAMTFCGVGLLSASEDCTVCLWDITSWVIIRRFNHPKGAVTNLIVIPQHSLVSASSRKRNSNQFRVSLLDKCPQSASPCQELVTFLPSCSSLEDDQIPNFFQRANTLDRQIFDLEHEQTPAAMQMKVETTMDNRMWATRMTKHVMEMNKHLQSRLLDMMQCRLYWPTEMDSSAINSSKKKKKLQVESPPLIGEELAKPPC